A genomic region of Alnus glutinosa chromosome 11, dhAlnGlut1.1, whole genome shotgun sequence contains the following coding sequences:
- the LOC133882286 gene encoding anthocyanidin 3-O-galactosyltransferase 3GT1-like yields MRATKSSEEKHVAFLAFPFASHASVGLSLLRKLAAAAPNVHFSFLSTAKSSHSLLSKSSAEDVPRNIKFYQVADGVPEGHVFTGKPLEPENLFLRATPGILRKGIDMAAAETGRRITCLVSDAFLSTSASEIAEDMSVPWIPVWTSFPCCLSAHIYTDVIRERCVGSGTVDFIPGLPAMRVAELPQEVMVREGEEESLFSRTLSQMGSTLPRATAVVIGFFKELNSPPLNHDLKSKLQKVLHVGFLSISLPAPPLQPSSSDLTGCLSWLDEKKSGSVAYVGFGTLASLPREELIAVAEALQTTGVPFLWSLNDKSKEFLPKGFLEKTKTHGKVVPWTPQTQVLAHASIGVFVTHCGANSVCESIANGIPLICRPFFGDHYMVGRMIQEWGIGVRVEGGVITKNRLVKSLELVLGEEQGKVMREKAEALKEVVLKGVDSAKKDLNSLADLISAS; encoded by the exons ATGCGAGCGACCAAAAGCTCTGAGGAGAAGCATGTGGCCTTCTTGGCATTCCCATTCGCCAGCCACGCCTCCGTCGGTCTGAGTCTGCTGCGTAAATTAGCGGCCGCCGCCCCGAACGTTCACTTTTCATTCTTAAGCACAGCGAAGTCCTCCCACTCGCTCTTGTCAAAATCAAGTGCTGAGGACGTTCCACGTAACATAAAGTTCTACCAAGTGGCAGACGGAGTCCCCGAGGGTCACGTGTTTACGGGGAAGCCATTAGAGCCTGAAAACCTTTTTCTCAGGGCCACGCCCGGGATTCTCAGAAAGGGTATAGACATGGCGGCGGCGGAGACCGGTAGGAGAATCACCTGCTTGGTCTCCGACGCATTCTTGAGTACTTCCGCCTCGGAGATTGCCGAGGATATGAGTGTTCCATGGATCCCTGTTTGGACATCTTTTCCATGCTGTCTCTCCGCTCACATTTATACGGACGTCATTCGCGAGCGTTGTGTTGGTAGTGGAACGGTGGATTTTATTCCGGGGTTGCCCGCCATGCGTGTTGCTGAGTTACCCCAGGAGGTGATGGTCCGGGAGGGCGAAGAAGAGTCGCTTTTCTCACGCACGCTAAGTCAAATGGGTTCCACGCTACCACGAGCTACTGCTGTCGTTATCGGTTTCTTTAAAGAACTGAACTCTCCCCCTCTGAATCATGACCTTAAATCAAAGCTTCAGAAGGTACTTCATGTCGGCTTTTTATCCATATCGCTGCCGGCGCCGCCTTTACAACCGTCGAGTTCGGATCTAACAGGCTGCTTGTCGTGGTTGGACG AGAAAAAATCGGGATCAGTGGCGTATGTTGGATTTGGAACTTTGGCTTCGCTGCCGCGTGAGGAGCTAATAGCAGTGGCGGAGGCACTCCAAACGACTGGAGTTCCATTTCTTTGGTCTCTTAACGACAAGTCAAAGGAATTCTTGCCGAAAGGGTTTCTTGAGAAGACTAAGACGCATGGAAAAGTAGTGCCATGGACACCGCAGACACAGGTACTGGCGCACGCTTCTATAGGCGTGTTTGTGACACACTGTGGAGCAAACTCTGTCTGCGAGAGTATTGCAAACGGGATTCCGCTCATCTGCAGGCCTTTCTTCGGCGATCATTACATGGTCGGCCGGATGATACAGGAGTGGGGGATTGGTGTCAGAGTTGAGGGAGGTGTGATCACGAAGAATCGGCTGGTCAAGAGCTTGGAACTCGTTTTGGGAGAAGAACAAGGTAAGGTGATGAGGGAGAAGGCGGAAGCACTGAAAGAGGTTGTGTTAAAAGGTGTTGACAGTGCTAAGAAAGACTTGAATAGTTTGGCAGATCTAATCTCTGCGTCCTAA